Proteins encoded in a region of the Anopheles aquasalis chromosome 2, idAnoAquaMG_Q_19, whole genome shotgun sequence genome:
- the LOC126569282 gene encoding nuclear pore complex protein Nup205: MADATPDDLWTPYKYLLNSVEHCLLPQDELADTNNAVNLEALLRKYKQNFISLLKNPPKNAKCREAIKSGITDGITLPEFGHTILSKDLVDESIILSDMFDLNEYVALELLCTSQQQLVNHPGLTRGLVAVLLYYDGRKSLVASLKQLLKSRAGVSWCTDASPEVTQIVTSYTDGLLADGLLERIIDLLNELDITKELDILTTNRALGPPKHHRQVLDLFDEIRLQLAQCLYFCAAQAGLPRNATVQLIQYLRGYKYAESGGEIDDVTVTLQMALLYALDLSVLQRREDGEELVKQLPMIKDELYIDFLMDALSSSWENDGLHALSLFAFGLSIATLRLAPQTLFQDTAKIIDQDELLVNGAIQGKVFDFLYYTFFESDLIFETEFFYRRIHTLFADFIELMHSKVTELRGRADETARTVQLYQQQGIEPPANLCRNFETLLLAVGKFYGNDRLQLHLSVEYWGPSEFMSSAALRSSSRSVCLFKFIRLAGELLPPTLFIPYLKMLAGLSCNPQSARSAFNLLRHSSMVHAYSQTMPNSGSSTVSWDHFFNSLIAYFHNLRQDQTAHTETVYRNRAINRSINPQEILGLQAVLQVIQSVARYDELSRVALCENEKWIPLSVLVGLISCSVPIQLKAEIVRTLAALANNFENAVHLWSNLEDVQIISTVPTTSNFQTRGVRSELEEVESRNEAYPLTQAMLDFLAVLMRTIVPENLGEGKRAPGIAPYLSYVIDVVLLQVFSRNYKDPAEKWQLTQKCLQILHSFLRDYKCEVTPLSSKQMKEGRTPPAYDILLQLNTKSDLLRLILHVLGESVVCFDTYAPFPGRSALEASSLLCLQIIESALKLQEDFFNLHLASPHPVILVGLSKLLLGMNPRTGKADHMLNVMKHITYSSWLPENSLVALRVLTMVMAQPDVNQLILALVTQTEALKNEIRQGFVECLESEINIFEETGDELSEQAANERSAMVPVEAEQLSTASRYSETYVALSLKAAVIHLIQDCLLQPVVPNLAHYLLGFDLGKELHQTNLQQPGVMNFPSNCSKSLITLLDRHLENIKTGSVLSTSYSKLIENAYRLLYLICRNLHTSEVFLRFLRSCNDFLCRHTAALPFPHGKNRHQLNQMTYLLKTIVIELKLTSERNQATQYEVICKILLKIVHTQTAAEVTPEQQHFYTNQTLSLTMNASMASMTATANKESSETAKRLLCILPDCVSFGIKPLEEPRWKYFNTGLLHDLLQYCEIAIDPNDGRRLICTRKLYAILLSEVDSQDSVPFGQRTYVMEEIKSILQFVVKLNAHRSDCTANTRFLEAWGQVAEVLVSVTPTLIMSLETKQIIITEILQIMLGKAVPNRILPELANLASSTIALLMVNLRSCFLLKSEQQSLRHLSERSHNGTALGLGSKSRDGTILHEDFNGTTARGREVADYNFLERANALSLKFILKNILEWMLTSSDGSPQLKMNLYVTLLNYMHIIKGNQDNLERGQKLEKDKDDTDSFLNNTISGANRRLYGEETEDHKQLKMIMDMFNTFGDSLIDVMCRDCTSGHDICKMLAMSCLDTLLSMDASVDIVEFCARHGYLSHIVNSLLKHDDDLRLILNSNPNSFRALYVYESKMALLSRIGRCQIGARLLLEERLLGVLGSMKVYDLHPDVQIHMKGHAQYAGTSVTMAVSLSSSSSSFIPPVEARYQQILFPALNLCATILSTLGQENSSVISQIIHFFVSHSDMIETVLRAGSPRMDIGLLKELASITNLVARAVNQEIFELTDPNANLAFSTQLYRMHKFMLGLFPRFIVSEQMLKDLQPSPFDSSAIGISGGLSLTGNVTLSDERQRSLHIKYILEVAANLTLYARNCISNHVVDHRTINVIFSPHSSGAEGGTVAPLRKDGFGQTMNNVASDQQTHSLYTVITQLRSMVEYYHKERNVLESLQQQRNSLPSIDLDKNIQIQYNALTERVMAKQEELQRSIFIIEHCLYILWAHLDFFVLRVLPVNSRTGANAGISCKFGLNDSAGLITNEDIVSLKKTLIGVFNETFCKQLIEMDQKQSGKGYVVAFIRRIKQSIQFVPIN; this comes from the exons ATGGCCGATG CGACGCCCGATGATCTGTGGACCCCGTACAAATATCTGCTGAACAGCGTGGAGCACTGTTTGCTGCCACAAGATGAGCTGGCCGACACGAACAACGCCGTCAACCTGGAGGCGCTGCTGCGGAAGTACAAGCAAAATTTCATCTCGCTGCTTAAAAACCCGCCGAAAAACGCAAAGTGCCGCGAGGCGATAAAAAGTGGCATCACCGACGGCATCACGCTGCCCGAGTTCGGGCACACGATCCTCTCGAAGGATCTCGTCGATGAGAGCATCATCCTATCCGATATGTTCGACCTGAACGAGTATGTTGCGCTGGAACTGCTCTGCACCTCGCAGCAACAACTCGTGAATCATCCGGGCTTGACGAGAGgattggtggcggtgctgctctACTACGATGGTCGCAAATCGCTCGTTGCGAGTTTAAAGCAGCTACTGAAGTCACGGGCCGGTGTCTCGTGGTGCACGGATGCCTCGCCGGAAGTTACGCAGATCGTCACCAGCTACACGGACGGTCTGCTGGCGGATGGGCTGCTGGAGCGTATCATTGACCTGCTGAACGAACTGGACATCACGAAAGAGCTCGACATCCTCACGACAAACCGAGCACTCGGTCCTCCGAAGCACCATCGGCAGGTGTTGGATTTGTTCGACGAAATTCGTCTTCAGTTGGCTCAGTGTTTGTACTTTTGCGCCGCTCAAGCCGGTCTACCACGCAATGCGACGGTGCAGCTGATCCAGTATCTACGGGGATACAAATACGCGGAATCGGGCGGCGAAATTGACGACGTGACGGTCACGCTACAGATGGCACTGCTGTATGCACTCGATCTAAGTGTCCTACAGCGGCGAGAGGATGGCGAGGAGTTGGTAAAGCAGCTGCCAATGATTAAAGATGAACTGTACATCGACTTCCTCATGGACGCCCTGTCCAGCAGCTGGGAAAACGATGGTCTGCACGCACTGTCGCTGTTTGCGTTCGGACTGTCCATCGCGACGCTACGCTTGGCACCACAAACGCTGTTCCAGGACACGGCCAAAATCATCGATCAGGATGAGCTGCTCGTGAATGGTGCGATCCAGGGGAAAGTGTTCGATTTCCTGTACTACACGTTCTTCGAGAGTGACCTCATCTTCGAAACGGAGTTCTTCTATCGGCGCATCCACACACTGTTTGCCGATTTCATCGAGCTGATGCACTCGAAGGTGACGGAACTGCGTGGAAGGGCTGATGAGACGGCCCGGACGGTTCAGCTTTACCAACAGCAGGGCATCGAACCTCCGGCGAACCTGTGTCGCAACTTTGAAACGCTCCTCCTTGCCGTGGGCAAGTTTTACGGCAACGATCGGTTGCAGCTTCATCTCAGTGTCGAGTACTGGGGCCCATCCGAGTTCATGTCCAGCGCGGCCCTTCGCTCATCGTCTCGCTCCGTTTGTCTGTTCAAGTTCATCCGTCTCGCCGGAGAGTTGCTACCACCGACACTGTTCATACCGTATCTGAAAATGCTGGCCGGGCTCAGCTGCAACCCACAGTCGGCCCGCAGTGCGTTTAACCTGCTGCGACACAGCTCCATGGTGCATGCGTACTCGCAAACGATGCCGAActcgggcagcagcaccgtctcGTGGGATCATTTCTTCAACTCGCTGATCGCGTACTTCCACAACTTGCGCCAAGATCAGACGGCACACACGGAAACGGTGTACCGAAACCGGGCCATCAACCGCAGCATCAATCCGCAGGAGATTCTCGGTCTGCAGGCCGTACTGCAGGTCATCCAATCTGTCGCCCGTTACGATGAACTGTCCCGCGTGGCGCTCTGCGAGAACGAAAAATGGATCCCACTGAGTGTCCTCGTTGGACTCATCAGTTGCTCGGTGCCCATTCAGCTAAAAGCCGAAATAGTACGCACGCTCGCCGCATTGGCCAACAACTTCGAGAACGCGGTGCACCTGTGGAGCAATCTGGAGGACGTGCAGATCATCTCGACCGTGCCGACGACGAGCAACTTCCAGACACGCGGTGTTCGATCGGAGTTGGAAGAGGTCGAAAGCCGGAACGAAGCGTACCCACTAACGCAAGCGATGCTTGACTTTCTGGCCGTGCTGATGCGTACGATCGTGCCGGAAAATCTGGGTGAAGGCAAAAGAGCCCCCGGTATTGCTCCTTACCTGTCGTACGTCATCGATGTCGTACTGCTGCAGGTGTTTAGCCGCAACTACAAAGATCCCGCCGAAAAGTGGCAACTCACACAAAAGTGTCTTCAGATTCTGCACAGCTTCTTGCGAGATTATAAATGTGAAGTGACACCCTTGTCCTCGAAACAGATGAAAGAAGGACGCACGCCACCGGCCTATGATATTTTGCTACAACTGAACACCAAATCCGATCTGCTGCGGCTGATTCTACACGTACTCGGTGAGTCGGTCGTGTGCTTCGACACGTACGCTCCCTTCCCGGGCCGTAGTGCCCTAGAGGCGTCCTCCTTGCTCTGTCTTCAGATCATCGAAAGTGCGCTGAAGCTACAGGAAGACTTTTTCAATCTACACCTTGCCTCACCTCATCCGGTTATTCTTGTGGGCCTGAGCAAACTACTGTTGGGGATGAATCCTCGCACCGGCAAGGCGGATCATATGCTGAACGTTATGAAGCACATTACGTACAGCTCGTGGCTACCGGAAAACAGTCTGGTAGCGCTACGCGTCCTCACGATGGTAATGGCGCAACCGGACGTTAATCAGTTGATACTCGCGCTCGTCACTCAAACGGAAGCGCTGAAGAACGAAATCCGCCAAGGGTTTGTCGAGTGTCTCGAGTCGGAGATCAACATTTTCGAGGAAACTGGGGACGAACTTTCGGaacaagcagcaaacgaacgatcggcgatGGTGCCGGTTGAGGCGGAGCAGCTGAGTACAGCATCGCGTTACAGCGAAACGTATGTTGCGCTTAGTCTCAAGGCTGCGGTCATTCACCTCATACAAGACTGCCTTCTGCAACCAGTTGTGCCGAATCTGGCACACTATCTGCTCGGGTTCGATCTCGGCAAGGAACTACATCAAACGAACCTACAACAACCGGGTGTGATGAACTTCCCGAGCAATTGCTCCAAATCCCTTATCACACTCTTGGATAGACATCTCGAG AATATCAAAACCGGAAGCGTCCTATCGACCAGCTACAGCAAACTGATTGAGAACGCGTATCGTTTGCTGTATCTCATCTGTCGTAATCTGCACACTTCCGAGGTATTCCTGCGGTTTCTGCGTTCTTGCAATGACTTCCTCTGTCGGCATACGGCTGCCCTTCCGTTTCCGCACGGCAAAAACCGTCACCAGCTGAATCAGATGACGTATCTTCTGaaaacgatcgtgatcgaacTGAAGCTTACGAGCGAGCGCAATCAAGCGACACAGTATGAAGTGATTTGCAAGATTTTGCTGAAAATCGTGCACACCCAGACGGCCGCAGAAGTCAcgcccgagcagcagcatttctaCACGAATCAAACGCTAAGCCTTACGATGAACGCGTCGATGGCATCGATGACGGCCACTGCGAATAAGGAATCGAGCGAAACAGCCAAACGCTTGCTGTGCATTCTGCCCGATTGTGTCAGCTTCGGCATCAAACCGTTAGAAGAACCACGCTGGAAGTACTTTAACACGGGGCTTCTGCACGATCTGCTGCAGTACTGCGAGATCGCAATCGATCCGAATGATGGCCGGCGGCTCATTTGCACCCGAAAGCTGTACGCCATCTTGCTGTCGGAGGTGGACTCACAGGACTCGGTCCCGTTCGGTCAGCGAACGTACGTGATGGAGGAAATTAAGAGCATCCTTCAGTTTGTGGTGAAACTGAATGCCCACCGTAGCGATTGTACGGCAAACACCAGGTTCCTTGAAGCGTGGGGCCAGGTGGCGGAGGTGCTGGTGAGCGTTACGCCAACGCTCATCATGTCGCtcgaaacgaagcaaatcaTCATAACGGAGATACTGCAGATCATGCTTGGCAAGGCGGTCCCGAACCGCATACTGCCCGAGCTGGCCAACCTTGCCTCTTCGACCATCGCACTGTTGATGGTGAACTTGCGCAGCTGCTTTTTGCTGAAATCCGAGCAGCAATCGCTACGGCACCTATCTGAGCGTAGTCACAACGGTACGGCGCTGGGGCTAGGGTCGAAAAGTAGGGATGGAACAATCCTGCACGAAGACTTTAATGGAACCACGGCTCGGGGACGGGAGGTGGCCGACTACAACttcctcgagcgagcgaacgcgctTAGTTTGAAGTTTATATTGAAAAACATTCTCGAGTGGATGCTCACGAGCAGCGACGGATCACCACAGCTCAAGATGAACCTGTACGTGACCCTGCTCAACTACATGCACATCATCAAGGGCAACCAGGACAATCTGGAGCGTGGGCAGAAGCTGGAAAAGGACAAGGATGA TACGGATTCCTTCCTCAACAATACAATTTCGGGCGCTAACCGAAGGCTTTACGGTGAGGAAACGGAAGATCATAAACAGCTAAAGATGATCATGGATATGTTCAACACGTTCGGCGATAGTTTAATCGACGTTATGTGCCGTGATTGCACCTCGGGCCATGATATCTGCAAGATGCTGGCCATGTCCTGCCTCGATACGCTCCTGAGCATGGATGCGTCGGTAGACATTGTCGAATTCTGCGCACGCCATGGCTACCTCTCGCACATTGTCAACAGTTTGCTGAAGCACGACGATGATCTGCGGCTCATTCTGAACAGCAATCCGAACAGCTTCCGTGCCCTGTACGTATACGAGAGCAAGATGGCACTGTTGAGTCGTATCGGACGGTGTCAGATTGGGGCCCGGTTGTTGCTAGAGGAGCggctgctcggtgtgctggGAAGCATGAAGGTGTACGATCTGCATCCCGACGTGCAGATCCACATGAAAGGGCATGCACAGTACGCCGGAACTTCCGTCACCATGGCAGTCTCGCTGTCGAGctcatcttcctccttcatTCCACCGGTAGAGGCCCGCTACCAGCAGATACTGTTCCCGGCTCTCAATCTCTGTGCCACCATCCTGTCGACGCTCGGCCAGGAGAACAGTTCCGTCATCAGTCAGATCATCCATTTCTTCGTCTCGCACAGTGACATGATCGAGACGGTTCTACGCGCCGGTTCACCGCGCATGGATATCGGTCTGCTGAAGGAGTTGGCCAGCATTACGAATCTGGTGGCCCGGGCCGTTAACCAGGAAATCTTTGAGCTGACCGATCCCAACGCCAATTTGGCGTTCTCCACACAGCTCTACCGAATGCACAAGTTCATGTTGGGTCTGTTTCCTCGCTTCATCGTGTCCGAGCAAATGCTGAAAGATCTACAACCGAGCCCATTCGATAGTAGTGCCATCGGGATCAGCGGTGGGCTCAGCCTCACCGGAAACGTGACACTGAGCGATGAACGCCAGCGATCGCTGCACATTAAATACATTCTCGAGGTGGCCGCCAATCTTACGCTCTACGCGCGCAATTGCATCTCGAACCATGTCGTTGACCATCGCACGATCAATGTGATCTTCTCGCCGCACAGCAGTGGTGCGGAGGGTGGTACGGTGGCTCCACTGCGCAAAGATGGGTTCGGTCAGACGATGAACAATGTGGCGAGCGATCAACAAACCCACAGCCTCTACACTGTCATTACACAGCTCCGCTCTATGGTGGAGTACTACCATAAGGAGCGCAACGTGCTGGAGAGTCTCCAACAGCAGCGCAACTCACTGCCAAGCATAGACCTAGATAAAAACA TTCAAATACAATACAATGCGCTTACGGAGCGTGTGATGGCGAAACAGGAGGAACTGCAGCGTAGCATTTTTATCATCGAACACTGTCTGTACATCCTGTGGGCACATCTGGACTTTTTCGTGTTGCGCGTTCTACCGGTCAACAGCCGTACCGGTGCAAATGCGGGCATTT CCTGCAAATTTGGATTGAACGATTCGGCGGGACTGATAACGAACGAGGACATCGTGTCGCTCAAGAAGACGCTTATCGGTGTGTTCAACGAAACGTTCTGCAAGCAGCTGATCGAGATGGACCAGAAGCAATCGGGAAAGGGCTACGTGGTGGCCTTCATCCGCCGTATTAAACAATCGATACAGTTTGTACCGATAAACTGA